The following coding sequences lie in one Spea bombifrons isolate aSpeBom1 chromosome 5, aSpeBom1.2.pri, whole genome shotgun sequence genomic window:
- the HASPIN gene encoding serine/threonine-protein kinase haspin, which produces MAGRGVQGGVQRTYSRLNPVRRVQPRSCFSPGESKNNLFSSSSSLLSSPCEPSSSGDSDFVPSRRKTRIAANIGKKCHGPQKRAGAKRRKKSSASQTRARGKPRTDGEDKEDGPPERKPMPSLELSTPFRRFVTVRRKAPGQSKALQGKLVPPSPDSSGDFQMYVPVLRNKRRLSSRFSSILSSPGDALHSPLQKPPLLSSTPSMPLILRPKCGSTFERQPTLCNPLEESVVLSCVEYPCKVETKGLGFLERTSQCVDPETSPLHHTNSVRRSRSTSAVAGDQHCCSQKMRSESSAQESDPSDKSTSEVNNVRHEDSLKPTASSAPCSCSSFSLILLSSTDSQSVVCIDGDQSKQAQSGDRESEFDATSELFSASDLNVSLQRNLSKDDSTVDETQSVAELCMTAALRVGSPDSQAGRPLVMHPTDLSKDTWTCSQLDTKSVKHLQPFVRLDSESVTKYFKNIAPILSLTNDERNKGQRQSENSILPDENLCLEKMQPVVLLDPSSVARNSLCKVDEAADPGIRKADMGSPALPGNACPGIRTMARTPDLTASQVQNKALSSVGAQEMAGTGRKVCISGFSAKRWGTRQKNKTRTRQELSFQDYEMSAHKFKQDVTNSSTLSSSVLFSSSFLTSSFMNSSAVLNLSLSPDAHRDPHKEHQRWLRLRAALSLHRKKKVESAVLSERPEHQRDLLTPSSLNSTLISQRSSLFLLSPQRLSACEDISDADKVFMECDQDGPIPFSRCLSSCQLRLCQKVGEGVYGEVFKTQRGGKHVALKVIPMEGCQKVNGEDQKSFAEILPEIIISKELSLLSEGTDNNTSGFIKLHSAHCVQGSYPSELLQAWDTYADEKGSENERPDFFSQSQLFMILEFEFGGNDLERMSSQLSSVSVSRSILHQVTAALAIAEAELRFEHRDLHWGNLLIEKSKSQTVTALLDGEMINIPTSGVQVKIIDYTLSRLDKDGLTVFTDLSSDDALFLGVGDLQFSVYRDMKQENKNCWSSYDPHSNILWLHYLADKLLSAVKYVKKPTSVAHRRELRKLQDFRREVRRFSSAAEALRRSKLFV; this is translated from the exons ATGGCCGGCAGAGGTGTTCAGGGAGGAGTGCAGCGCACGTACAGTCGCCTGAACCCCGTGCGGAGGGTACAGCCTCGCAGCTGCTTTTCTCCTGGAGAGTCAAAGAATAACCTCTTCTCCAGCTCATCGTCCCTCCTGTCATCGCCATGCGAGCCGTCATCCTCCGGGGACTCGGACTTCGTACCCTCCAGACG GAAGACGAGAATCGCTGCTAACATCGGGAAGAAATGTCACGGGCCCCAGAAACGCGCAGGAGCCAAAAGGAGGAAGAAAtcctctgcctcccagacaaGAGCGCGAGGGAAACCCAGAACCGACGGAGAGGACAAGGAGGATGGACCCCCGGAAAG GAAGCCAATGCCGTCTCTTGAGTTGTCTACGCCGTTCAGAAGGTTTGTGACAGTCCGACGGAAAGCGCCTGGTCAGAGTAAAGCATTGCAGGGGAAG CTCGTTCCTCCATCCCCTGACTCCAGTGGGGACTTCCAGATGTATGTTCCGGTGCTACGTAACAAGCGGAGGCTGAGTTCACGTTTCAGTAGTATCCTCAGCTCACCAGGAGACGCTCTTCACAGTCCTCTCCAGAAGCCTCCGCTGCTCTCGAGTACTCCATCAATGCCTTTGATACTACGGCCAAAGTGCGGCTCGACGTTTGAAAGGCAGCCCACCTTGTGCAATCCCTTGGAGGAAAGCGTGGTTTTGAGTTGTGTCGAGTATCCTTGTAAGGTGGAGACAAAAGGGTTGGGGTTTTTGGAGAGGACGTCACAATGCGTGGACCCAGAAACCAGTCCTTTGCACCATACAAATAGCGTACGGAGATCCAGAAGCACCTCGGCCGTTGCCGGAGACCAGCATTGCTGCAGTCAGAAGATGAGGTCTGAATCCTCAGCCCAGGAATCGGATCCATCAGATAAATCCACATCCGAGGTGAACAATGTGAGACACGAGGATAGCCTGAAACCAACAGCATCTTCCGCTCCATGTTCCTGCTCGTCTTTTTCTCTCATTTTACTCTCCTCCACTGACTCCCAGTCTGTCGTCTGCATTGATGGGGACCAGAGCAAACAGGCCCAGTCTGGAGACCGTGAAAGTGAATTTGATGCCACGTCTGAGCTGTTTTCTGCCTCAGACCTTAATGTTTCATTGCAAAGAAATCTGTCCAAAGATGACTCCACAGTAGACGAGACTCAGAGCGTTGCTGAACTGTGCATGACAGCAGCGCTCAGGGTGGGCAGTCCAGATAGTCAGGCTGGGCGCCCCCTCGTCATGCACCCTACTGATCTCTCTAAAGACACATGGACCTGTAGCCAACTGGACACCAAAAGTGTAAAGCATTTGCAGCCATTTGTAAGACTGGACTCCGAGTCAGTGactaaatatttcaaaaacatagCTCCCATATTAAGTCTGACAAATGACGAGAGGAATAAGGGGCAGCGTCAGTCAGAGAATAGCATTCTGCCGGATGAAAACCTGTGTCTGGAGAAAATGCAGCCCGTCGTCCTTCTGGACCCAAGCTCAGTGGCCAGGAATTCTCTCTGTAAAGTTGATGAGGCCGCAGATCCCGGTATCAGGAAAGCTGACATGGGGTCTCCAGCCCTGCCTGGGAATGCATGTCCAGGTATTCGCACGATGGCCAGGACCCCTGATCTCACTGCTTCTCAGGTGCAGAACAAGGCACTGAGTTCCGTTGGTGCCCAGGAGATGGCTGGCACCGGCAGGAAAGTGTGCATCAGCGGGTTTAGTGCCAAGAGATGGGGCACCCGACAAAAGAATAAAACCCGAACCCGACAGGAACTCTCTTTCCAAGACTACGAGATGTCTGCGCACAAATTCAAGCAG GACGTCACCAATTCCAGTACACTCTCTTCCTCTGTTCTGTTCTCTTCCTCTTTTCTGACCTCCTCATTCATGAACTCCTCTGCAGTCCTAAACCTGAGTCTGTCTCCAGATGCCCACAGAGACCCCCATAAAGAGCACCAGCGCTGGCTGCGTCTCCGAGCCGCTCTGTCTCTGCACCGTAAGAAGAAAG TGGAATCTGCTGTGCTGTCTGAGCGACCAGAACACCAACGTGACCTTCTGACTCCAAGCAGCCTGAACTCCACACTTATCTCACAACGTTCCTCGCTG TTCCTGCTGTCCCCTCAGCGCTTGTCGGCCTGCGAAGATATCAGTGACGCAGACAAAGTATTCATGGAGTGCGATCAGGATGGGCCCATTCCCTTCTCTCGCTGCCTGAGCTCATGTCAGCTTCGCCTCTGTCAGAAGGTGGGGGAAGGGGTGTACGGCGAGGTGTTCAAGACTCAACGAGGGGGGAAACATGTGGCTCTGAAG GTTATACCGATGGAAGGTTGTCAGAAGGTTAATGGAGAAGATCAGAAAAGCTTTGCCGAAATCCTGCCAGAAATAATCATCTCAAA GGAACTTAGCTTGCTAAGTGAAGGTACAGATAATAATACTAGTGGCTTCATCAAACTTCACTC GGCTCACTGTGTTCAGGGCTCCTATCCTTCTGAGCTCCTTCAAGCTTGGGACACGTATGCCGATGAGAAGGGGTCAGAGAATGAAAGGCCGG attTCTTCAGCCAAAGCCAGCTCTTCATGATCTTGGAGTTTGAATTTGGTGGAAATGACCTGGAGCGCATGAGTTCCCAG CTCTCTTCTGTGTCTGTTTCTCGGAGTATACTCCATCAGGTCACAGCTGCTCTCGCTATAGCTGAAGCGGAGCTCAGGTTTGAGCACAG GGACCTACACTGGGGCAATCTCTTAATAGAAAAAAGTAAGTCTCAAACCGTGACTGCGCTTCTGGATGGTGAAATGATTAATATCCCCACTTCTGGAGTCCAAGTAAAAATTATTGATTACACCCTTTCGCGTCTGGATAAAG ACGGTCTAACCGTGTTCACGGACCTCTCCTCGGATGACGCTCTCTTCCTTGGCGTGGGAGATTTGCAGTTTTCTGTCTATCGAGATATGAAACAGGAAAACAA GAACTGCTGGTCCTCGTATGATCCTCATTCCAACATCCTCTGGCTCCATTACTTGGCCGATAAGCTTCTCAGCGCAGTTAAGTACGTCAAAAAACCCACCTCTGTGGCCCACCGCAGGGAGCTGCGCAAGCTCCAGGATTTCCGCAGAGAAGTTCGGAGGTTTAGCTCCGCTGCCGAGGCTCTGCGCAGAAGCAAACTCTTCGTGTGA
- the REG4 gene encoding regenerating islet-derived protein 4, whose product MSWFPVLLLLGALALTHVVEAAQVRSMCPNGWFYYKANCYGYFRYPLSWSDAEFDCQAYGHGAHLASILDSSEADIIASHISAYQKTHPVWIGLHDPEQNRRWKWNDGSMYNFRSWMTGQPDNAQSSEYCGELSCKEKFLKWNDSNCKAEKHYVCKFKP is encoded by the exons ATGTCGTGGTTTCCTGTTCTGCTTTTGCTTGGGGCATTGGCTCTCACACACGTTGTGGAAG CCGCACAGGTCCGCTCCATGTGCCCAAATGGATGGTTCTACTACAAGGCAAATTGCTATGGCTATTTCCGGTACCCTCTGAGCTGGTCTGATGCCGAG TTTGACTGCCAAGCCTATGGACACGGTGCCCACTTGGCCTCCATATTAGACTCTTCGGAAGCTGACATCATTGCCTCTCATATATCTGCCTATCAGAAGACCCATCCGGTGTGGATCGGACTGCATGACCCGGAGCAG AATCGCCGCTGGAAGTGGAACGACGGATCCATGTACAACTTTCGCTCGTGGATGACAGGACAACCGGACAATGCCCAGTCATCGGAGTACTGCGGCGAGCTGTCGTGtaaagaga AATTCTTGAAGTGGAATGACAGTAATTGTAAAGCTGAAAAGCATTACGTGTGTAAATTTAAACCCTAA